From a single Zygotorulaspora mrakii chromosome 2, complete sequence genomic region:
- the POL32 gene encoding DNA polymerase delta subunit POL32 (similar to Saccharomyces cerevisiae POL32 (YJR043C); ancestral locus Anc_1.470) yields MDALEEETFQYINEKLFTEERPVLFTDLIFLFKIGPSRSKKIMYSYYKQNTVTNFNCIIVTCQKNGIIKVVSDVNNPGDENSITDCFIYAFNPMEKFIPVNRLVDQRDCLSIKNPHKLHVAKHRSKTLEEKATPKVTVPLSRSKTVPDEGDTRAKVGDIDTKGTKVKKAINAAKGNGLRSTAILAKMRAERENKEAQRQEELKKRRAQQQQQHNPKQLSQMEDLRSLFDEDDSLMEETPVVPTPEASTPKNEDSAPIDKKELEDLLETTAEDTTIASQTSPQKQQEELSDAPSSSYVDDDGYIVTKRAVTSTPPQHAKKRPARTAPATVTSGKTPPPTKKTQRTLENFFKRSKK; encoded by the coding sequence ATGGATGCACTTGAGgaagaaacttttcaatacaTCAATGAGAAGTTATTCACAGAGGAGAGACCGGTGCTCTTTACAGATTTAATATTTCTGTTCAAGATTGGACCCTCCCgaagtaaaaaaataatgtaCTCGTATTACAAACAAAACACAGTTACGAATTTCAATTGCATAATTGTGACATGCCAAAAGAATGGGATTATCAAAGTGGTAAGTGACGTGAACAACCCTGGCGATGAGAACTCAATTACTGATTGTTTTATATATGCGTTCAATCCGATGGAAAAGTTCATACCGGTGAACAGATTAGTCGACCAACGGGACTGCCTGAGTATCAAAAATCCTCACAAGTTGCATGTCGCCAAGCACCGGTCAAAGACTCTTGAAGAGAAAGCTACACCTAAGGTTACAGTACCACTTTCAAGATCCAAAACGGTCCCAGATGAAGGCGACACCAGAGCCAAAGTTGGTGACATAGACACCAAGGGGACCAAGGTTAAGAAAGCCATCAATGCTGCCAAGGGTAATGGTTTAAGATCAACAGCAATACTAGCCAAAATGAGAGCggaaagagaaaataaAGAGGCTCAAAGACAAgaggaattgaagaaaagacgtgctcagcaacagcagcagcacaACCCAAAGCAACTATCACAAATGGAAGATTTGCGATCACTTTttgatgaggatgataGTCTCATGGAAGAAACTCCCGTGGTACCGACACCAGAAGCGTCAACACCAAAGAATGAGGACTCAGCGCCGATCGACAAAAAAGAACTCGAAGATCTCCTGGAGACCACGGCCGAAGACACAACAATAGCCTCACAAACATCACCTCAGAAACAGCAGGAAGAATTATCGGATGCGCCATCCTCCTCCTACGTTGACGATGACGGCTATATCGTAACCAAGCGTGCGGTCACATCCACACCACCGCAGCATGCAAAGAAAAGACCAGCAAGAACAGCCCCAGCGACTGTAACCAGCGGAAAAACGCCTCCCCCTACAAAGAAGACTCAGAGGACGCTTGAGAACTTCTTCAAGCGGTCTAAAAAATGA
- the VMA3 gene encoding H(+)-transporting V0 sector ATPase subunit c (similar to Saccharomyces cerevisiae CUP5 (YEL027W); ancestral locus Anc_1.469) gives MSELCPVYAPFFGAMGCACAIVFTCFGAAYGTAKSGVGICATCVLRPDLLIKNVVPVIMAGIIAIYGLVVSVLVSSSLKQTQALYTGFIQLGAGLSVGLSGLAAGFAIGIVGDAGVRGVAQQPRLFVGMILILIFAEVLGLYGLIVALLMNSRAVQDVIC, from the coding sequence ATGAGTGAATTGTGTCCAGTTTATGCTCCATTTTTTGGTGCCATGGGTTGTGCTTGTGCAATCGTTTTCACCTGTTTCGGTGCTGCTTATGGTACTGCTAAATCTGGTGTGGGTATTTGTGCCACCTGTGTTTTGAGACCTGACTTGTTGATCAAGAATGTTGTTCCAGTTATTATGGCTGGTATTATCGCCATTTATGGTTTGGTCGTTTCTGTCTTGgtttcttcctctttaAAGCAAACACAAGCTCTTTACACTGGTTTCATTCAACTAGGTGCAGGTTTATCAGTCGGTTTAAGTGGTTTAGCAGCTGGTTTTGCCATTGGTATTGTCGGTGATGCAGGTGTTAGAGGTGTTGCTCAACAACCAAGATTATTTGTCGGTATGATTTTGATCTTGATTTTTGCTGAAGTTTTAGGTCTTTATGGTTTGATTGTCGCCCTATTGATGAACTCTAGAGCTGTTCAAGATGTCATTTGTTAA
- the PMR1 gene encoding Ca(2+)/Mn(2+)-transporting P-type ATPase PMR1 (similar to Saccharomyces cerevisiae PMR1 (YGL167C); ancestral locus Anc_8.112), translating into MSENPFNVPLVDNVDGEDIINSTDALSKPNSSLEYCTLTVAETLEKLGTSATKGLQSFEEATRRSEAYGPNEIKVEEDDPLWKKFLSNFVEDPLILLLIGSAVVSFIMGNIDDAVSITVAIVIVVTVGFIQEYRSEKSLEALNQLVPAECHLIRCGQESHTLASNLVPGDLVSFRIGDRIPADLRIVDSVDLTIDESNLTGENEPVHKTSHHVNKESFNDQPYSIVPVADRSCIAYMGTLVREGHGKGIVVGIGTNTSFGSVFEMMNSIEKPKTPLQSAMDKLGKDLSLGSFVLIGCICLIGIIQGKSWLEMFQISVSLAVAAIPEGLPIIVTVTLALGVLRMAKRKAIVRRLPSVETLGSVNVICSDKTGTLTSNHMTVSKIWCLDTMANKSNVINLEKSKNVNFKNYLTDDVRATLLISSVCNNASFSQEHGKYLGNPTDVALLEQLSKFDIKDMRSSFKKLQEIPFNSKRKFMATKLVDSEGSCAVYVKGAFEKILQHSNSFVTQKGKTERLTDAHKETIIDTANSLASNGLRVLAFAKLELPNALGTLNEEAITDLCFAGLIGMSDPPRPTVKPAIEKLLQGRVHVIMITGDSENTAVNIAREIGIPVINPEISVLSGDKLNDMTDDQLANVIDHVNIFARATPEHKLNIVRALRKRGNIVAMTGDGVNDAPALKLADIGVSMGKMGTDVAKEASDMVLTDDDFSTILTAIEEGKGIFNNIQNFLTFQLSTSVAALSLVALATTFKLPNPLNAMQILWINILMDGPPAQSLGVEAVDHEVMKKPPRKRTDKLLTSEVLKRLLISALFIIVGTVYVFIKEMNEDNKVTARDTTMTFTCFVFFDMFNALSCRHSTKSIFTIGIFTNKMFNYAVGFSLLGQLCAIYFPFFQQVFKTESLSLSDLGFLLMISSTVFIADELRKLWARKTASIYPSVYSTV; encoded by the coding sequence ATGAGTGAAAATCCCTTCAATGTTCCTCTAGTTGATAACGTGGATGGTGAAGATATTATTAACAGTACAGATGCGTTGTCGAAGccaaattcttctttagAATACTGTACTCTCACGGTAGCCGaaactttggaaaaacttGGGACAAGTGCTACAAAGGGTCTGCAGTCGTTTGAAGAGGCAACTAGGAGAAGTGAGGCGTATGGTCCAAATGAAAttaaagttgaagaagatgaccCTTTGTGGAAGAAGTTTCTGTCGAATTTTGTAGAAGATCCCTTGATCCTTTTGCTAATTGGATCTGCAGTTGTGTCCTTTATCATGGGCAATATTGATGATGCAGTAAGTATTACTGTTGCAATTGTGATTGTGGTTACTGTTGGGTTTATTCAGGAATATAGGTCAGAGAAATCTCTCGAAGCATTGAACCAACTGGTACCAGCAGAGTGTCATCTGATTAGATGCGGCCAAGAATCACATACTTTAGCATCGAATTTAGTTCCCGGTGATCTTGTTAGTTTCAGAATTGGTGACAGGATACCTGCCGACTTGAGGATTGTTGACAGTGTTGACTTAACTATCGATGAAAGTAATCTAACAGGAGAAAATGAACCCGTGCATAAGACATCGCATCATGTTAATAAAGAAAGTTTCAACGATCAGCCCTACTCCATAGTCCCAGTCGCTGATAGATCGTGCATTGCCTATATGGGTACCTTAGTGCGAGAGGGACACGGTAAGGGCATTGTCGTAGGCATTGGAACGAACACCTCTTTTGGCtctgtttttgaaatgatgAACTCGATTGAGAAGCCAAAAACCCCCCTACAATCTGCTATGGATAAACTTGGTAAAGATTTATCTCTTGGGAGTTTCGTTTTAATTGGTTGTATTTGCTTAATTGGTATAATTCAAGGAAAATCCTGGTTAGaaatgtttcaaatatctGTTTCTTTAGCTGTTGCTGCAATTCCTGAGGGTTTGCCAATCATTGTCACTGTTACTTTAGCTCTTGGAGTCCTACGAATGGCGAAACGGAAAGCTATTGTAAGAAGATTACCGAGTGTTGAGACTTTGGGCTCTGTTAACGTAATTTGTTCCGATAAAACAGGTACGTTAACGTCGAACCATATGACAGTTTCGAAAATTTGGTGTTTGGATACGATGGCCAACAAATCAAATGTTATAAATTTAGAGAAGTCTAAGAATgttaatttcaaaaattatttGACCGACGATGTTAGGGCCACCTTACTTATAAGTAGTGTGTGCAATAACGCATCCTTCTCACAAGAGCACGGCAAGTACCTAGGAAACCCCACTGACGTAGCTCTTTTAGAGCAATTGTCCAAATTTGATATTAAGGATATGAGATCgtccttcaaaaaattgcagGAAATTCCTTTTAACtctaaaagaaaatttatGGCTACGAAACTAGTAGATTCAGAGGGAAGTTGCGCTGTATATGTCAAAGGTGCATTCgaaaaaatattacaaCACTCCAACAGTTTTGTTACTCAGAAGGGCAAAACAGAGAGGTTGACCGACGCCCACAAAGAAACCATCATTGACACAGCTAATTCATTGGCATCAAACGGTCTACGTGTCCTAGCTTTTGCTAAGTTAGAATTACCAAATGCTCTCGGAACACTAAATGAAGAAGCAATCACAGATCTTTGCTTTGCTGGCCTGATCGGTATGAGTGATCCGCCAAGGCCAACTGTTAAACCAGCTATTGAGAAATTACTGCAGGGTAGGGTGCACGTCATCATGATCACTGGTGATTCTGAAAATACAGCTGTAAATATTGCCAGAGAAATTGGAATTCCGGTGATAAATCCTGAAATATCAGTTCTTTCTGGAGATAAGTTGAATGATATGACGGATGATCAACTAGCAAACGTTATAGATCATGTTAATATTTTCGCCCGTGCTACTCCAGAGCACAAGCTTAACATAGTTCGTGCTCTAAGGAAAAGAGGTAATATTGTTGCAATGACCGGTGATGGTGTCAATGATGCGCCGGCTCTTAAATTAGCCGATATTGGTGTTTCTATGGGTAAAATGGGCACAGACGTTGCAAAAGAGGCCTCTGATATGGTTTTAACTGACGACGATTTCAGTACAATTTTGACAGCAATTGAGGAAGGAAAGGGCATCTTCAATaacattcaaaattttctgaCCTTCCAACTTTCAACGTCAGTTGCTGCTTTGTCTTTGGTTGCCTTAGCGACTACATTCAAACTACCAAATCCGTTGAATGCCATGCAAATCCTATGGATTAACATTTTGATGGATGGTCCGCCGGCTCAGTCGCTTGGTGTTGAAGCAGTCGATCATGAAGTTATGAAAAAGCCACCCAGAAAACGTACCGACAAACTTTTGACAAGTGAGGTTTTAAAACGTTTGCTAATTAGTGCCCTATTCATCATTGTTGGAACAGTTTATGTgtttatcaaagaaatgaacGAAGACAACAAAGTAACGGCAAGAGACACTACTATGACATTTACAtgctttgttttctttgatatGTTTAACGCATTGTCCTGTAGACATTCTACGAAATCCATTTTCACTATTGGAATTTTTACAAATAAAATGTTCAACTACGCTGTAGGTTTTTCATTGCTCGGTCAGCTGTGTGCCATATACTTCCCATTTTTCCAAcaagttttcaaaacagaAAGCTTAAGTCTGAGCGACTTAGGTTTTCTCTTAATGATTAGTAGCACGGTATTCATCGCTGATGAACTGCGCAAATTGTGGGCAAGGAAAACAGCCTCTATATATCCAAGCGTCTACTCGACCGTCTGA
- the SUA5 gene encoding threonylcarbamoyladenylate synthase (similar to Saccharomyces cerevisiae SUA5 (YGL169W); ancestral locus Anc_8.111), with product MIQRGLARAMSLQVAFETKILKVDPGSIQFAADAHLNGSLPTFADDESKRVIQEASKILRDSDNIVAFPTETVYGLGGSSLNDNSILNIYKAKNRPSDNPLITHVSSIDQLNRKIYGENNLGKDSLLKNVPEIYHSLIDQLWPGPLTILLPVPNASRNTLSKLTTASQSTFAVRIPSNPIARALIALSDTPIAAPSANASTRPSPTLASHVYHDLKGKIPLILDGGPCSVGVESTVVDGLCRPPMLLRPGGFTYEQIVKLGGDLWFDCKVERRKTLESGEKVRTPGMKYKHYAPSAKVILLVPGNIGNEREKIRKLISVIDEQCLVSHGSIKKVSILTTLQLANVSSSELKSALNVDLTVQSLGLTGEEIQANLFAALRKADEDDFADLIVIEGVAEKDEGLAVMNRLIKAAGNEYKSF from the coding sequence ATGATTCAAAGAGGATTGGCTAGGGCAATGTCATTACAGGTAGCTTTTGAGacaaagattttgaaagttgatCCAGGTTCAATCCAATTTGCGGCAGATGCACATCTTAATGGTTCTCTGCCGACTTTCGCcgatgatgaaagtaaACGAGTCATCCAGGAGGCTAGTAAAATATTAAGAGACTCTGATAATATTGTTGCATTTCCTACTGAAACAGTTTACGGCTTGGGAGGCTCCTCCTTAAACGATAACTCCATTTTAAATATTTACAAGGCGAAAAATAGACCAAGTGATAATCCTTTAATCACTCACGTATCCtcaattgatcaattaaacagaaaaatatatggTGAAAATAATTTGGGAAAAGATTCACTATTAAAAAATGTGCCTGAAATTTACCATTCTTTGATTGACCAACTTTGGCCAGGCCCGTTGACTATCCTATTGCCGGTACCTAATGCAAGCAGGAATACACTCTCAAAATTAACCACAGCTAGCCAATCCACTTTTGCCGTTAGAATACCATCTAACCCAATCGCCAGAGCTCTGATTGCTTTAAGCGACACACCTATCGCTGCACCATCAGCTAATGCATCCACAAGGCCGTCTCCTACATTGGCCAGCCATGTCTATCATGACTTGAAGGGAAAGATCCCATTGATACTGGATGGTGGTCCATGCTCTGTAGGTGTTGAAAGCACAGTCGTAGACGGGCTATGCAGACCACCGATGTTACTACGACCTGGTGGATTTACCTATGAACAGATTGTAAAACTGGGCGGAGATCTTTGGTTCGATTGcaaagttgaaagaagaaagactTTAGAGAGTGGTGAAAAGGTAAGAACGCCAGGTATGAAATATAAGCATTATGCTCCATCAGCAAAAGTTATACTATTAGTGCCAGGCAACATTGGCAATGAACGGgaaaaaattagaaaaCTGATCAGTGTTATCGACGAACAATGTTTAGTATCGCATGGTAGCATTAAAAAAGTTTCAATCTTGACTACCTTACAACTGGCAAATGTTTCATCTAGTGAACTGAAATCGGCATTAAATGTTGACCTTACCGTACAAAGTCTAGGTCTAACGGGAGAAGAAATACAGGCAAACTTGTTTGCTGCTCTCAGAAAAgctgatgaagatgactTTGCTGATTTAATTGTGATTGAGGGCGTTGCTGAGAAGGATGAAGGCTTAGCAGTAATGAATAGACTTATTAAAGCCGCCGGTAATGAATATAAATCTTTTTAG